A single region of the Aurantiacibacter sp. MUD11 genome encodes:
- a CDS encoding 50S ribosomal protein L25/general stress protein Ctc: MSDALNLPAELRERAGKGASRALRREGRVPAVIYGGKEEPTPIHVEEKLLVQQLMTGHFMNSIVMIEADGKKVRTLPKDVSLHPVTDRPVHVDFLRLSKDAKIEVAIPVVFVNEEDSPGLKKGGVLNVVRHELELVCEADKIPSEIQIDVTGLEVGDSIHISALTLPEGSESAITDRDFTIATVVAPSALKRAESEAEEGEEVEADAVPATEQGEDADAAEEQEEKSE; this comes from the coding sequence ATGAGCGACGCTCTGAACCTGCCGGCCGAGTTGCGCGAACGGGCTGGCAAGGGAGCCTCCCGTGCGTTGCGACGCGAAGGCCGCGTACCCGCTGTCATTTATGGCGGCAAGGAAGAACCCACTCCCATCCACGTGGAGGAAAAGCTGCTGGTCCAGCAGTTGATGACGGGTCACTTCATGAATTCCATCGTGATGATCGAAGCCGACGGCAAGAAGGTCCGCACCCTGCCCAAGGATGTGTCCCTGCACCCGGTCACCGATCGTCCCGTCCATGTCGATTTCCTGCGCCTTTCGAAGGATGCGAAGATCGAGGTCGCCATCCCGGTCGTCTTCGTCAACGAAGAAGACAGCCCCGGCCTCAAGAAGGGCGGCGTGCTCAACGTTGTCCGTCACGAACTGGAACTGGTCTGCGAAGCGGACAAGATCCCCAGCGAGATCCAGATCGACGTTACCGGCCTGGAAGTTGGCGACTCCATCCACATCAGCGCCCTGACCCTGCCCGAGGGTTCCGAAAGCGCGATCACCGATCGTGACTTCACCATCGCCACCGTGGTTGCTCCGTCCGCGCTCAAGCGCGCCGAGAGCGAAGCCGAGGAAGGCGAAGAGGTCGAAGCGGATGCCGTGCCTGCCACCGAGCAGGGCGAAGACGCCGACGCTGCCGAAGAGCAGGAAGAGAAGAGCGAGTGA